CGGCTTGAAGTAGGCCGGTACGGATGGTACGGACACTCTTTTCAGGTAAGTATCCACATCCTGTTGTGTATAGATTTGTCCCTGTATAGGGTCAATAAAAAACAGGATCCGTTGGTCTTCCGGTTGTACCGGTTCTGAAAAATCAATGAAAGTATCAAAATAGGCCAGGATGAACTGACGGGGGATATTGACGGCATATACCGGCAGATCCAGCATGGCGCAAAGACTCTGATAGATGATCCCGTTGGTAACGGGATTACCTTTTTTGGATTCTATTACCTGGTTAATGAAAAACTGGTTCTTGCGCTGGTAGGATACTTCCTCACCTTTCAGCCCGAAGTAGTTATAGATCATGCTGTTGAGCACATTGATCTGTTCCAGTGGTGTCAGGTAGTTATTTAATTCAAGCCAGATATTGCGTTTGATCCGTTCTATTTCAGACATGATCTGACCGGGGATCAGGTCAGGAAACTGGTACCTGGCAGCGAGGATAGCTCCCTGCAGCAGATCCGGCATATCAGACAGGCCCCAGACACGTAATGCTGCCTGCAGATCCTGGTAATGCACCCGGTGTATGAGGAGTTCAATCCGCTCCTGTATCGACTCGTCTATTGTATTCTCCCACAAATTCTCCAGGTTAGGGATAATATCCTTACCATATAATAATATTTTACTGGCAACGGTATCGAATACTTCCTGATCCGGATCATCCAACAGGTGGAACAAAGCGTTTATTTCCTTGTTTTCGTGCATATCATTTTTATGATCATGTGGTAATCATTCAATAATTCGATCTACCACGCCTTTATTCCGCTTTCTTCTTCCTGGATGCTGCTTTCTTTTTAGGTGGATTGGCTTTCGCTTCTTCAATAATAGCTTTCGCCTCCTCTACTGTTAAGGTAGCTGCATTATCAATTTTCTCCTTTGGTATCTTATAATTTTTCAGGCCTTGTTTGATATAAGGGCCATAAGGTCCTTTCAGTACCTGGATCTTTTCTTTTTCAAATATCTGGATGGTGCGTTCATCTTTAGCCGTGCGTTTTTCCACGATCAGCGGCGCTACTTCATCCAGTTCTATGGTGTATGGGTCCATTTCCTTTTTAAGGGAATAGAACTTTTTATCATGTTGTGCATATGGACCGAAGCGACCGATATTTACCACTACTTCTGAGTCTTCAAACATACCGAGATTACGGGGGAGTTTGAATAATTCCATGGCTTCATCGAGTGTGATGGTTTCAATGCTCTGCGTCGGTTTTAATTTTGCGAAGCGGGGCTTTTCCTCATCTT
The Chitinophaga sp. MM2321 DNA segment above includes these coding regions:
- a CDS encoding transglutaminase-like domain-containing protein, which encodes MHENKEINALFHLLDDPDQEVFDTVASKILLYGKDIIPNLENLWENTIDESIQERIELLIHRVHYQDLQAALRVWGLSDMPDLLQGAILAARYQFPDLIPGQIMSEIERIKRNIWLELNNYLTPLEQINVLNSMIYNYFGLKGEEVSYQRKNQFFINQVIESKKGNPVTNGIIYQSLCAMLDLPVYAVNIPRQFILAYFDTFIDFSEPVQPEDQRILFFIDPIQGQIYTQQDVDTYLKRVSVPSVPAYFKPQSNKRIIQFLLEELSKCFRDEKNAYKQDELMNLSSILEE